A region of Pseudarthrobacter sp. NIBRBAC000502770 DNA encodes the following proteins:
- a CDS encoding LysM peptidoglycan-binding domain-containing protein, which translates to MILSNLANVLRNAGINVVEIDGWQNRGYLGRDLADVRGVLWHHTAAGRNFSEDAPSLNICTNGRSDLAGPLCHIVLGRSGTAYITAAGLANHAGAGSAPGIPTDAGNYYFIGIEMESSGVAPFDWTAEQLAAVPVIGAALERAYLFDQAEDDRPQLGHKEYSSQGKIDPAGWPGDCDGLRASINAVLGTGSVSLPAGVVPQSYTPAPVTTRPSGYAECTVDPGDTLSRIADQYHVGLAELLGVNPQITDPNLIGIGDVLNLPAGAYEDAPAAPAPAAPAAGGQCTVSAGDSLSSIGAQVGVAWQDIAALNGIGEPYTIQPGQTLDLPAGANLAALGTTPAAPTAPSGLPPYCTVDPGDTLGGIADQYGVTVDYLITRNPGINPDLIYPGQRINLQ; encoded by the coding sequence ATGATCCTCTCCAACCTTGCCAACGTCCTCCGAAACGCCGGAATCAACGTCGTGGAAATCGACGGCTGGCAGAACCGCGGCTACCTCGGCCGCGACCTCGCCGACGTCCGCGGCGTCCTCTGGCACCACACCGCAGCCGGCAGGAACTTCTCCGAAGACGCCCCCAGCCTGAACATCTGCACCAACGGTCGGTCCGATCTCGCCGGCCCGCTGTGCCACATCGTGCTTGGCCGATCCGGTACGGCCTACATCACCGCCGCTGGCCTCGCCAACCACGCCGGAGCAGGCTCCGCGCCCGGCATCCCAACAGACGCCGGCAACTACTACTTCATCGGCATCGAGATGGAGTCCTCCGGCGTCGCCCCGTTCGACTGGACCGCCGAGCAGCTTGCCGCCGTCCCAGTAATCGGCGCCGCACTCGAACGCGCCTACCTGTTCGATCAGGCAGAGGATGACCGGCCGCAGCTCGGCCACAAGGAATACTCATCCCAAGGCAAGATCGATCCCGCCGGCTGGCCCGGGGACTGCGACGGCCTCCGTGCTTCCATCAACGCCGTACTCGGGACCGGCAGTGTCTCCCTGCCGGCCGGAGTGGTCCCCCAGAGCTACACCCCGGCGCCGGTCACCACCCGGCCGAGCGGCTACGCGGAATGCACCGTAGACCCGGGTGACACCCTCTCGCGGATCGCTGACCAATACCACGTTGGGCTGGCAGAACTGCTGGGAGTCAACCCGCAGATCACGGACCCGAACCTCATCGGCATCGGTGACGTCCTGAACCTGCCCGCAGGAGCCTACGAAGACGCACCCGCAGCGCCAGCCCCGGCCGCACCCGCTGCGGGCGGCCAGTGCACCGTCTCCGCCGGCGACTCGCTCTCATCCATCGGCGCACAGGTCGGAGTGGCCTGGCAGGACATCGCCGCCCTCAACGGCATCGGGGAACCCTACACCATCCAGCCCGGACAGACTTTGGACCTCCCCGCAGGGGCCAACCTCGCAGCCCTCGGAACCACCCCGGCCGCGCCAACTGCACCGTCCGGCCTGCCCCCGTACTGCACCGTGGACCCAGGCGACACACTGGGCGGCATCGCCGACCAGTACGGAGTCACAGTGGACTACCTCATCACCCGCAATCCCGGCATCAACCCGGACTTGATCTACCCCGGCCAACGGATCAACCTCCAATGA
- a CDS encoding polysaccharide deacetylase family protein has protein sequence MADVFYPGTLAADPGTVGRSPLPNAVFQVYELTDTAQVNPLPLKDSSGLSITSLTSTNLGVLPPVYVTSPNLSHNWVSGTWVWRRDSFDGAQAAVTAAKNASISGASLSPTGDLTFTTLGGTVIPAGNVKGPQGNPGANSVPTQAAIQSEVTTPGTPTAAALSATYVPKWKATTAYFAGDKVLSPNGDVVSSIADHTSGSSFNQANWNLSATVAAKADKADVLPKWKATTAYLAGDKVLSPSGDIVSAKANFTSGASYSAANWDAVTITPAGVDTKVGAAISAAGAQTPPATALLPPKQKRTMIQTFQSGHGYSSIVGAGGGSVALNDTTDSAIGTQSVKVVTSGTGTTSSIYRFNIPTPFDMTGKQLAMLVKCDDPTHLKTLNIWIGNGGLSATFNFTINNVAPAEQLDAGAWMWVTIPWQQISGGASATIGAPDRAAIAGMQINIADDNTGNPVTLRVQAIASVPVPAVWTTGCLTFDFDDGFATHYTVARKALAKYDYKADVYPVCEAIDSGAAYMTLAQLQELQNSNGWLVGAHSDTWAHHNMALSDQTASELATFVASNRNWLSTRGLRGYDFFAYPGGKSGGANLPIARQYYATARTVSAVLHETLPANDPHKLRVFVVGSGTTLAIAQAEVNAAIAGNYHLIMVFHDLATSGTGIMTTANFGAFVDWVATTTIAVKNMAEVLANR, from the coding sequence ATGGCTGATGTTTTTTACCCCGGCACCCTGGCGGCTGATCCAGGGACCGTGGGCCGGAGCCCACTCCCAAACGCGGTCTTCCAGGTCTATGAGTTGACCGACACGGCGCAGGTCAACCCGCTGCCGTTGAAAGACAGCTCCGGCCTGTCCATCACGTCGCTGACCTCGACCAACCTGGGAGTGCTGCCGCCGGTCTACGTGACGTCGCCCAACCTGTCCCACAACTGGGTCTCGGGAACGTGGGTCTGGCGCCGCGATTCGTTCGACGGTGCTCAGGCGGCCGTCACCGCGGCCAAGAATGCTTCCATCTCGGGGGCGTCCCTGTCCCCCACCGGCGACCTGACGTTCACCACCCTTGGCGGCACCGTCATCCCCGCAGGGAACGTCAAGGGGCCCCAGGGCAACCCGGGCGCAAACTCGGTCCCAACTCAGGCGGCGATTCAGTCCGAGGTCACCACCCCCGGCACGCCCACGGCAGCGGCACTTTCTGCCACTTATGTCCCCAAGTGGAAAGCCACCACGGCGTACTTTGCAGGTGACAAAGTCCTGTCCCCGAACGGGGACGTGGTTTCCTCCATCGCGGACCACACGTCCGGGTCCAGCTTCAACCAGGCCAACTGGAATCTGTCCGCAACCGTGGCGGCGAAGGCGGATAAGGCTGACGTGCTCCCCAAATGGAAGGCGACCACCGCCTACCTTGCTGGGGACAAGGTACTCTCCCCTTCCGGCGACATCGTCTCAGCAAAGGCCAACTTCACGTCCGGCGCTTCCTACTCGGCCGCTAACTGGGACGCCGTGACCATCACGCCGGCTGGCGTTGACACCAAGGTTGGTGCCGCTATCTCGGCCGCGGGCGCCCAGACCCCACCGGCCACGGCGTTGCTGCCTCCGAAGCAGAAGCGCACCATGATCCAGACCTTCCAGTCCGGGCACGGGTACTCATCCATCGTGGGCGCGGGCGGCGGTAGCGTTGCGCTGAACGACACCACGGACAGCGCCATCGGCACCCAGTCCGTCAAGGTTGTCACCTCCGGAACGGGCACCACGTCCAGCATCTACCGCTTCAACATCCCCACCCCGTTCGATATGACGGGCAAGCAGTTGGCGATGCTGGTCAAGTGCGACGATCCCACGCATCTGAAGACGCTGAACATCTGGATCGGCAACGGCGGCCTATCGGCAACGTTCAACTTCACGATCAACAACGTGGCCCCGGCGGAGCAGCTCGACGCAGGCGCGTGGATGTGGGTCACGATCCCCTGGCAGCAGATCAGCGGTGGAGCGTCGGCAACCATCGGCGCTCCGGATCGTGCGGCCATCGCCGGGATGCAGATCAACATTGCGGATGACAACACTGGGAACCCCGTCACCCTTCGGGTCCAGGCCATCGCTTCCGTGCCGGTGCCTGCGGTCTGGACTACCGGCTGCCTGACGTTCGACTTTGATGACGGCTTCGCCACGCACTACACAGTGGCGCGGAAGGCCCTGGCAAAGTACGACTACAAGGCTGATGTCTACCCGGTGTGCGAGGCGATTGACTCAGGTGCGGCATACATGACGCTGGCTCAGTTGCAGGAGCTTCAGAACTCTAACGGCTGGCTGGTCGGGGCGCATTCGGACACATGGGCGCACCACAATATGGCGCTCTCGGACCAGACGGCAAGCGAACTGGCCACGTTCGTTGCTTCGAACCGGAACTGGTTGTCAACGCGGGGCCTGCGGGGCTACGACTTCTTCGCCTACCCTGGCGGCAAGTCAGGCGGCGCGAACCTGCCCATCGCCCGGCAGTACTACGCTACGGCGCGCACGGTCAGCGCCGTACTGCATGAAACGCTGCCGGCCAACGACCCGCACAAGCTGAGAGTGTTCGTCGTCGGCTCCGGGACTACCTTGGCCATTGCCCAGGCTGAAGTGAACGCGGCTATTGCCGGCAACTATCACCTGATTATGGTGTTCCACGACCTCGCGACATCGGGTACGGGCATCATGACCACGGCCAACTTCGGGGCGTTCGTGGACTGGGTAGCTACGACCACTATCGCCGTGAAGAACATGGCCGAGGTGCTGGCTAACAGGTAG
- a CDS encoding acyltransferase family protein, translating into MTDLALRIRRAAGTRAARENTSKKRSLRADVQGLRAFAVIVVILDHLIHWPSGGFIGVDIFFVISGFVITESLLREQERTGSISFSGFYKRRIKRILPASTLVLLVTVAASFLLLNQSRFVSVVWDAVWAMFFSGNWHFASVGTDYFQAAGPVSPLQHYWSLAVEEQFYFVWPWVMLLIFSLMSRRSATGTAQRVAVGAAITAICAASFVWAINETAASPTVAYFSTFSRAWELGIGALIGVVSPVLVRIPRAARPLLAWLGVMGMVVSLFVVSGDKLFPAPMAALPVLSAALFIIAGTGASEQRFLAPFTNPVSGYLGDISYSLYLWHFPVIVIVAAFMEESLAYYLIAGLGGLAVAIYAYHLVEDPIRKSSWLNGAKSKRSQRQPFKDSYKLTALSMLAVVTFAVVGAALVPPRQPAAATDALPKPSASASGAPHSALSPAVQDVQKAVSLSLNGATWPENLDPTLDQPGQGIAREMGAGCLNPTNGADTQSCTSGSGPKLAMVIGDSVAASWAPAVRNALNNDGYSMHTVAFSDCAFVQSELEISNKPDITRKCNAARPLIAQQITELKPDIVFISSSESDFNYLKSGKRGPDAVAEWSAGIAASIKIAQGVGSKVVVLASNPQGKSVATCATKTSSPADCADLVSSQWFLKAEAEKKAATETGATFIDPRSWMCSANDVCPMHIRGKLVRWDSVHLTEPFSGTVLAPLLRETIASLIAS; encoded by the coding sequence ATGACTGATCTTGCATTGCGGATTCGCAGAGCTGCTGGGACTAGGGCCGCAAGGGAAAACACCTCTAAGAAGCGGAGTCTTCGGGCAGACGTACAAGGACTGCGGGCCTTTGCAGTGATCGTAGTCATCTTGGACCACTTGATTCACTGGCCTAGCGGCGGTTTCATCGGCGTGGACATCTTCTTCGTGATCTCCGGTTTCGTGATCACAGAGAGCCTCCTCCGGGAGCAGGAACGAACAGGCAGCATTTCGTTTTCCGGGTTCTACAAGCGGCGCATCAAGCGCATTCTTCCCGCTTCCACCCTCGTGCTGTTGGTGACCGTAGCAGCGTCGTTCCTCCTGTTGAACCAGAGCCGTTTCGTGTCTGTGGTCTGGGACGCTGTCTGGGCCATGTTCTTCTCGGGGAACTGGCATTTTGCATCGGTCGGCACTGACTACTTTCAGGCAGCCGGGCCGGTCTCTCCGTTGCAGCACTATTGGTCCTTGGCGGTCGAGGAGCAGTTCTACTTCGTATGGCCGTGGGTCATGCTCTTGATCTTCAGCCTCATGTCAAGGCGCTCAGCTACGGGCACTGCCCAACGCGTAGCTGTGGGTGCTGCGATCACCGCAATTTGCGCGGCATCATTCGTGTGGGCAATTAACGAGACGGCAGCGTCCCCGACTGTTGCCTACTTCTCCACTTTTTCCCGTGCGTGGGAGCTTGGAATTGGCGCTCTGATTGGCGTTGTCTCGCCTGTCCTAGTCAGGATTCCTCGTGCTGCGCGTCCACTTTTGGCATGGCTTGGTGTGATGGGCATGGTCGTGTCGCTCTTTGTTGTCAGCGGGGACAAGCTATTCCCTGCACCAATGGCGGCGCTGCCCGTTCTGTCGGCGGCGCTGTTCATTATTGCCGGAACAGGCGCTAGTGAGCAGAGATTCCTGGCGCCCTTTACTAATCCGGTTAGTGGATACCTGGGCGACATCTCCTATTCGCTATACCTTTGGCACTTTCCAGTCATCGTCATTGTTGCTGCCTTCATGGAGGAGTCTCTCGCCTACTACCTGATCGCGGGACTCGGCGGGTTGGCAGTCGCAATCTACGCCTACCACCTTGTTGAAGATCCAATTCGAAAATCCAGCTGGCTGAACGGAGCCAAGTCCAAGAGATCGCAGCGTCAGCCGTTCAAGGACTCGTACAAGCTAACTGCGCTCAGCATGTTGGCGGTTGTCACCTTCGCAGTTGTTGGGGCGGCGCTTGTTCCGCCGCGTCAGCCTGCAGCGGCAACTGACGCCCTGCCAAAGCCGAGCGCGTCAGCGTCCGGTGCACCACATTCAGCTCTCAGTCCGGCGGTTCAGGACGTTCAGAAAGCAGTTAGCTTGTCCTTGAATGGTGCGACTTGGCCTGAGAATCTCGATCCGACGCTTGATCAGCCTGGCCAAGGAATTGCTCGCGAGATGGGAGCGGGATGCCTGAACCCCACCAATGGTGCGGATACTCAATCATGCACGTCAGGTTCGGGGCCGAAGCTTGCAATGGTGATTGGTGACTCCGTCGCGGCCAGCTGGGCGCCGGCAGTCAGAAACGCACTCAACAACGATGGCTATTCAATGCACACGGTTGCTTTCAGCGATTGCGCGTTCGTGCAGTCGGAACTGGAAATTTCGAACAAACCGGACATCACCCGGAAGTGCAACGCCGCACGACCCCTGATCGCTCAACAAATCACTGAGCTGAAGCCGGATATCGTGTTCATATCCAGCTCGGAGTCGGACTTCAATTACCTCAAGTCAGGAAAGCGCGGACCTGACGCAGTCGCCGAATGGAGCGCTGGAATTGCCGCCTCGATCAAGATAGCTCAGGGCGTTGGCTCCAAGGTGGTCGTGCTCGCCTCGAATCCCCAGGGCAAGAGCGTTGCGACCTGCGCGACCAAGACATCGTCGCCTGCGGATTGTGCAGATCTTGTTTCGTCGCAGTGGTTCCTCAAAGCAGAGGCAGAAAAGAAGGCTGCTACTGAGACCGGTGCTACCTTTATTGACCCCCGTAGCTGGATGTGTTCCGCGAATGATGTTTGCCCCATGCACATCCGCGGGAAACTAGTGCGCTGGGACAGCGTTCACCTGACGGAGCCATTCTCAGGGACCGTGCTGGCGCCGTTGCTTCGTGAAACTATTGCAAGCCTGATCGCGTCATGA
- a CDS encoding DUF3263 domain-containing protein — translation MSDPGHNLGSRTKEEALLTDEHKAMIDLAAGNYKYAGSLEDAAKEQFGLTPTRYWQIVNQLLQTPEAAAYRPEAVRRLNARRRPRTRIRSRILP, via the coding sequence ATGTCGGACCCCGGCCATAACCTTGGCAGCCGGACCAAGGAGGAAGCCCTGCTAACCGACGAACACAAAGCCATGATCGACCTCGCCGCCGGCAACTACAAGTACGCAGGCTCCCTGGAAGACGCAGCCAAGGAACAATTCGGCCTGACACCAACCAGATACTGGCAGATCGTGAACCAGCTCCTGCAAACCCCCGAAGCGGCAGCCTACCGGCCCGAAGCCGTCCGCCGGCTCAATGCCCGACGGCGTCCCCGCACCCGCATACGCTCTCGCATCCTGCCCTAG
- a CDS encoding type II secretion system F family protein, translating into MCGLALGLGLWLVIFRSPPMRPMTLADRIEPQLKSQNLESRLLRAGEQNLTPFGPLERILRPVIRDWFSALGRLNPSPGATARRLAQAGINKAPIDFRAEQLLWAAGGFVLSLTVILVGAAAGRFSPLLAAVVVIGSAAAGFVLRDYWLGVQVRRRETRMMAEFPSLAELMALAVGAGESATGALDRVCRSAKGELSKEFSKILAETRAGKPLVMALQEFSARTDLAPLVRFVDGIIVAVERGTPLADVLRAQAQDVRDSAKRDLMEAAGKKEIAMMVPLVFGVLPLTVVFAVFPGLAAINLGF; encoded by the coding sequence ATGTGCGGACTGGCGCTCGGCCTCGGATTATGGCTGGTGATCTTTCGGTCGCCTCCGATGCGCCCCATGACCTTGGCTGACCGCATTGAACCCCAGCTGAAGTCACAGAACCTGGAATCGCGACTTCTCCGCGCCGGCGAGCAGAACCTGACACCGTTTGGACCGCTTGAACGCATCCTCCGTCCCGTAATCAGGGATTGGTTCTCCGCGCTCGGAAGACTCAACCCCTCGCCAGGCGCCACAGCCCGGCGCCTGGCGCAAGCGGGAATCAATAAAGCGCCCATCGACTTCCGCGCGGAGCAGTTGCTGTGGGCCGCCGGCGGCTTCGTTTTGTCGCTGACGGTCATCCTCGTTGGTGCGGCAGCGGGCAGGTTCAGCCCCCTCCTCGCGGCTGTCGTGGTCATCGGCAGTGCCGCAGCGGGGTTTGTGCTGCGTGACTACTGGCTGGGCGTCCAGGTCCGCCGGCGGGAAACTCGGATGATGGCAGAATTTCCCAGCCTGGCCGAACTGATGGCCCTGGCGGTGGGAGCAGGGGAAAGCGCGACCGGCGCTCTGGACCGGGTCTGCAGGAGCGCCAAGGGTGAACTGTCCAAGGAATTCTCGAAAATCCTAGCTGAGACAAGGGCCGGCAAACCCCTGGTCATGGCCCTACAGGAGTTCTCCGCCCGCACCGACCTGGCGCCGCTGGTCAGGTTCGTCGACGGAATCATCGTGGCAGTGGAACGGGGAACACCCCTCGCAGACGTGCTCCGCGCCCAAGCGCAGGATGTACGCGATTCAGCGAAGCGCGACCTCATGGAAGCTGCAGGCAAGAAGGAGATTGCCATGATGGTGCCGCTCGTATTCGGAGTACTTCCCCTGACCGTGGTGTTTGCCGTCTTCCCCGGTCTCGCGGCGATCAACCTCGGATTCTGA
- a CDS encoding type II secretion system F family protein: MIPALVGTVAGVGLFLIWWSCWETPDRGNRQRKPGRLADLLAAAGVDKVSMRGLVGTCLGLGIFVALVFYMVSRSWPIAGCFGLFGMWLPITILRWRARKRTAMLRQLWPDVVDHLRSAIRAGLPLPEALIQLGEKGPEELRPIFRDFGADYRAGGQFEGSLNKLKQRLADPVADRIIEALRLTREVGGSDLGKLLGTLAEFLRESARTRSELEARQSWTINAARLAVAAPWIVMILLATRPEAIQAYNTPMGAAVLVGGLVVSLLCYTAMLRIGALPQDERVLR, translated from the coding sequence ATGATCCCGGCGTTGGTGGGAACTGTGGCCGGGGTTGGGCTCTTCCTGATCTGGTGGTCCTGCTGGGAAACGCCGGACCGCGGAAACCGACAGCGTAAACCGGGACGCCTGGCTGACCTCCTGGCCGCCGCAGGGGTAGACAAAGTATCCATGCGCGGTCTGGTGGGAACGTGTCTTGGGCTGGGAATCTTCGTTGCGCTTGTCTTTTACATGGTCAGCCGTTCCTGGCCGATCGCCGGATGCTTTGGACTCTTCGGCATGTGGCTGCCCATCACCATCCTGCGGTGGCGCGCAAGGAAGCGGACGGCGATGCTCCGTCAACTGTGGCCCGACGTCGTCGATCACCTCCGTTCCGCGATCCGGGCGGGGCTGCCCCTGCCAGAAGCCCTAATCCAGCTCGGAGAGAAAGGGCCAGAGGAGCTGCGGCCCATCTTCCGCGACTTTGGAGCCGACTACCGTGCCGGGGGGCAATTCGAGGGGTCCCTGAACAAGCTGAAGCAGCGGCTGGCCGACCCCGTGGCCGACCGCATTATCGAAGCGTTGCGGCTCACACGGGAAGTAGGCGGCTCCGACCTCGGAAAGCTCCTGGGCACATTGGCCGAGTTCCTGCGGGAAAGCGCCCGGACCCGCAGTGAGCTCGAAGCACGCCAATCCTGGACTATTAACGCTGCCCGGCTCGCGGTCGCCGCACCGTGGATCGTGATGATCCTTCTCGCCACCAGACCGGAAGCAATCCAGGCCTACAACACGCCGATGGGAGCCGCAGTGCTGGTCGGAGGCCTGGTGGTCTCGCTGCTTTGCTACACAGCCATGTTGAGGATCGGCGCCTTGCCGCAGGATGAAAGGGTGCTCCGGTGA